The DNA window CGCCCTTATGCCCTTCTCCCTAAGCATGTCAACAGCCTTCTTGGCGTCCCCTGACCAGCTCCCTGTTATGACTATAGTGTAATCAGCGTCCTCGCAGCGGTAGCACTCCAGGAGGCCGCCGTAGGATCTCCCGAAGGTCTTGCCATACTCAAGGTCTACCTCTTTTATAACCTGCTTGGCAGCCTGCATGGCGGCCTGCATTGAGTACCTCATCATGAAGTAATCCTCGTCCGAGGAGATGTTACCCATAACCACATTGCTCTCAGGCGTTATCATGTAGGGCTGCCTCCTTGGTGGGAGCCACCTGTCGACGTCCTCCTGCGACGGCACGTCGACTGGGGCCACCGTGTGCGTCAATATGAAGCCATCCAGGGCCACTATCATTGGGAGGTAGACCCTCGGGTCCTCTGATATCCTGAAGGCCTGAAGCGTGAGGTCCAGGGCCTCCTGATTCTCCTGCGCGGCCGAGATCAGCCAGCCCGTGTCCCTCTGATCAATGAAGTCGCTGTGTTCAACGTGAATGTTCCATGGCGGACCAATAGCCCTAGCGGCCACAGCCATGACAACCGGTATCCTGGCGCCAGCGGCCCACCAGAGCACCTCATGCATGTAGAGGAGTCCGTGGCTTGAAGTGGCAGTAAAGGCCCTGGCGCCAGCGGCGGCGGCTCCAAAGGTCGCTGCCAGCGCGCTGTGCTCGCTCTCC is part of the Acidilobus sp. 7A genome and encodes:
- a CDS encoding transketolase C-terminal domain-containing protein yields the protein MTLKALTGNHAVSEAVKLSRVKVIAAYPITPQTTMVERLAEMVDKGELEAKMIRVESEHSALAATFGAAAAGARAFTATSSHGLLYMHEVLWWAAGARIPVVMAVAARAIGPPWNIHVEHSDFIDQRDTGWLISAAQENQEALDLTLQAFRISEDPRVYLPMIVALDGFILTHTVAPVDVPSQEDVDRWLPPRRQPYMITPESNVVMGNISSDEDYFMMRYSMQAAMQAAKQVIKEVDLEYGKTFGRSYGGLLECYRCEDADYTIVITGSWSGDAKKAVDMLREKGIRAGVARIRFVRPWPEEDLKDRLANKKGVIVFDRSVSFGSYGQLFTETAATLYGTGTSMRGVVAGLGGVDVRPEDFASEVMNFVSRVEESGRVYEPQKWMLPKKYEYVAKEVGI